One region of Megalopta genalis isolate 19385.01 chromosome 15, iyMegGena1_principal, whole genome shotgun sequence genomic DNA includes:
- the NHP2 gene encoding NHP2 ribonucleoprotein, which translates to MDQSQIKMEVDESMKDNDNAPSNAETYEEKLKYVNSIAYPMAPKKLAKKIYKCVKKASKQKTYLRNGLKDVQKHLRKGETGLVVFAGDVFPIEIMCHLPIVCEDRDIPYCYTPSKQDIGNAMGVKRGSLMVLIKEHPDYKDLYQEIKNTMKTLPIPL; encoded by the exons ATGGATCAATCACAAATTAAAATGGAAGTAGACGAGAGTATGAAAGATAATGATAATGCTCCGAGCAATGCAGAAACTTATgaagaaaaattgaaatatgtAAATTCCATTGCTTATCCTATGGCACCAAAGAAACTGGCAAAAAAGATCTACAAATGTGTAAAGAAAG cttcaaaacagaAAACCTATCTTCGAAATGGTTTGAAGGACGTACAGAAGCATCTTCGTAAAGGAGAAACTGG GTTAGTTGTCTTTGCGGGTGATGTGTTTCCCATAGAAATTATGTGCCACTTACCAATTGTATGTGAGGACCGAGACATTCCATATTGTTATACGCCATCGAAACAAGATATTGGTAATGCAATGGGTGTGAAAAGAGGTAGTCTCATGGTATTAATTAAAGAGCATCCAGACTATAAAGACTTATACCAGGAAATCAAAAATACAATGAAAACATTACCGATTCCACTGTAA